One stretch of Akkermansia massiliensis DNA includes these proteins:
- a CDS encoding biotin/lipoyl-containing protein has protein sequence MAITIEMPRLSDSMHEGIVLRWVKKIGDFVEVGDHLADIETDKAHVELQACEDGTLMEILVPEGGSAAVGAPIALLQSEFGAASCDCPPCPPVKCSPLAARLAAEAGLNAGTLRGTGPRGKIMAADVRASIRPADGPARRVQTPLAPRDTRHATRVDNFYLYSLEANMAYLAAISTPIAVQCEKLIGGRYSLFDYVVRAAVKACISEPEWLAGDSAAELLMVLDKGEKYVFIENASGKTIYNIAMERLAAPAAGPPPAGSITPNILLCDSGVNVEAQRTVLPEMPHSIISIGGTTPKTGIEAGRPVSKLILPVTLYVNANILPECKASKIAAEFKTLLENPVLLLL, from the coding sequence ATGGCTATTACCATTGAAATGCCCCGCCTGTCCGACTCCATGCACGAAGGAATCGTCCTGAGATGGGTCAAAAAGATAGGAGACTTCGTAGAAGTCGGCGACCATCTGGCCGACATCGAGACGGACAAGGCCCACGTGGAACTCCAGGCATGCGAGGACGGAACCCTGATGGAAATCCTGGTGCCGGAAGGCGGTTCCGCCGCGGTGGGCGCTCCCATTGCGCTGCTTCAGTCGGAATTCGGCGCCGCCTCCTGCGACTGCCCTCCGTGCCCGCCCGTCAAATGCAGCCCGCTGGCCGCCAGGCTGGCCGCGGAAGCCGGGCTGAACGCCGGAACCCTGCGCGGCACCGGACCACGCGGCAAGATCATGGCCGCGGACGTGCGCGCCTCCATACGCCCCGCAGACGGCCCCGCCCGCCGGGTGCAGACCCCGCTGGCGCCCCGGGACACGCGCCACGCCACGCGCGTGGATAATTTCTACCTGTACTCCCTGGAGGCGAACATGGCCTACCTGGCCGCCATCAGCACGCCCATCGCCGTCCAGTGCGAAAAACTCATCGGCGGCCGCTACAGCCTCTTTGACTACGTGGTGCGCGCCGCGGTGAAAGCGTGCATCAGCGAGCCGGAATGGCTGGCGGGAGACTCCGCCGCAGAACTGCTCATGGTGCTGGACAAGGGGGAAAAATACGTCTTTATTGAAAACGCCTCCGGCAAGACGATTTACAACATCGCCATGGAACGGCTGGCCGCCCCCGCGGCAGGGCCGCCCCCCGCGGGCAGCATCACGCCCAACATCCTGCTCTGCGACAGCGGCGTGAACGTGGAAGCCCAGCGCACCGTGCTCCCGGAAATGCCCCACAGCATCATCAGCATCGGCGGCACCACGCCGAAAACGGGCATAGAAGCGGGACGCCCCGTGTCCAAGCTCATCCTGCCCGTCACCCTGTACGTGAACGCCAACATCCTGCCGGAATGCAAGGCGTCCAAAATTGCCGCCGAATTCAAGACGCTGCTGGAAAATCCGGTCCTGCTTCTCCTGTAG
- a CDS encoding glycosyltransferase, which translates to MSAAVSIIVPCYNVAPYLDKCMESLTLQTLGDLEIISVNDGSGDDTPAILRAWAERDGRIRVVDRENGGLSAARNTGMALAGGEYIGFVDPDDYVEHSMYGRLLEKARRSDADVTACGYTGFSDRDGSILEKWSLSPEEGVEENVQACVFQENAVWRRMAAVAWNKLYKREFLERNGLRFEPRFRQGEDDAFWLMVLAHATRLAVIPDQLYWYRRQRKGAISLAWEEKGCPLPLVADRLLHATAYWKKCGWLESGLERGWVLHALWYYLLVHLVPAHKPLPRLTAGEWAQLHGQFREWFSLVEGTERLQGLDKWETAFCRLLERPAERPGLLSRILWKRLSLRKGRRGRYYALRLLLASCGGKTHS; encoded by the coding sequence ATGAGCGCGGCTGTTTCCATCATCGTCCCCTGTTATAATGTAGCTCCTTATCTGGATAAATGCATGGAAAGCCTAACTCTCCAGACGCTGGGGGACCTTGAGATCATTAGCGTGAATGACGGTTCCGGGGACGATACCCCAGCCATCCTGCGCGCATGGGCTGAAAGGGATGGCCGCATCCGGGTGGTGGACCGGGAAAACGGCGGCCTTTCTGCGGCGCGCAATACCGGCATGGCCCTGGCTGGCGGGGAATATATCGGCTTTGTGGACCCGGATGATTACGTGGAACACTCCATGTATGGCCGCCTGCTGGAAAAAGCCCGCAGGAGTGATGCGGATGTGACGGCCTGCGGCTATACCGGTTTTTCCGACCGTGACGGTTCCATACTGGAAAAATGGAGCCTGTCACCGGAAGAAGGAGTGGAAGAGAATGTACAGGCATGCGTTTTTCAGGAAAATGCCGTATGGAGAAGGATGGCCGCCGTGGCATGGAACAAGCTTTACAAGAGGGAATTCCTGGAAAGGAACGGCCTCCGCTTTGAGCCCCGCTTCCGGCAGGGGGAGGACGATGCCTTCTGGCTGATGGTGCTGGCCCACGCTACCCGGCTGGCTGTGATTCCGGATCAATTATACTGGTACCGCCGCCAGAGGAAGGGCGCCATCTCCCTGGCATGGGAGGAGAAGGGGTGCCCGTTGCCCCTCGTTGCGGACCGTCTTCTCCATGCCACCGCTTACTGGAAAAAATGCGGCTGGCTGGAATCCGGCCTGGAGCGCGGCTGGGTTCTGCATGCCCTCTGGTACTACCTGCTTGTCCATCTGGTGCCTGCGCACAAGCCGCTCCCACGTCTGACTGCGGGGGAATGGGCGCAGCTGCACGGCCAGTTCCGGGAATGGTTCTCCCTGGTAGAAGGCACGGAGCGGTTGCAGGGTCTTGACAAATGGGAAACAGCTTTTTGCCGCCTGCTGGAACGACCTGCGGAACGTCCCGGCTTGCTGTCCCGCATCTTGTGGAAACGCCTTTCCCTCCGCAAAGGGCGCCGCGGTCGCTATTACGCTCTCCGTCTGCTTCTGGCTTCCTGCGGAGGTAAAACCCATAGCTGA
- a CDS encoding glycosyltransferase family 8 protein: MPTISPLSGMAEPPVSVMFAVTSSWLIPLAVAIRSLCVHSDPRRNYELHIVHHGLEEEQMKELGKAVSSYPRVSLGFCRLPERLLRILQHRDCGRFSPLTYGRLLAAALFPRHDRVVYLDVDVLLNGDVAELYDADLHGAPIGAVRDCAVLQSISTGRLPDHLEYISGMGVTNPRLYCNTGVMVMDLVQMREQETEDRLLRLLEAHPDSFPYVDQDIINIVFHGRIAPLPLRWNYHFQFELHHAGMADLISGTEFEEAPALFESRSWKLFHLVGDYKPWLPPDMEKIYHRLYLALWWPLARQTPAFRRELRALYRQFTRAFRSRLRHHQWSLPVSPGRNFRKRREKIKTLQRQLAVFDGSWP, from the coding sequence ATGCCGACTATCTCTCCCTTATCCGGCATGGCGGAACCTCCCGTTTCCGTCATGTTCGCCGTCACTTCCTCCTGGCTCATCCCGCTGGCCGTGGCGATACGCTCCCTTTGCGTGCATTCCGATCCGCGGCGGAATTATGAACTCCATATCGTTCATCATGGATTGGAGGAAGAGCAGATGAAGGAACTGGGAAAAGCCGTTTCCAGCTATCCCCGCGTCTCGCTGGGGTTTTGCAGGCTTCCGGAGAGGCTGCTTCGCATTCTGCAGCACAGGGATTGCGGACGGTTCTCCCCCCTCACATATGGACGCCTGCTGGCCGCCGCCCTGTTCCCCCGGCACGACAGGGTGGTTTACCTGGACGTGGACGTGCTGCTGAATGGAGACGTGGCCGAACTTTACGATGCGGACCTGCACGGCGCGCCGATAGGCGCCGTCCGGGACTGCGCCGTCCTGCAAAGCATCAGTACGGGCCGCCTTCCCGACCATCTGGAATACATCAGCGGCATGGGGGTAACGAATCCGCGCCTGTACTGCAATACCGGGGTCATGGTCATGGACCTGGTCCAGATGAGGGAGCAGGAAACGGAAGACAGGCTGCTGAGGCTGCTTGAGGCCCATCCGGATTCCTTTCCGTACGTGGACCAGGACATTATCAACATTGTCTTTCACGGCCGCATTGCTCCGCTGCCCCTCCGCTGGAATTACCACTTCCAGTTTGAGCTGCACCATGCGGGAATGGCGGACCTCATCTCCGGCACCGAGTTTGAAGAAGCTCCGGCCCTGTTTGAAAGCCGTTCCTGGAAGCTTTTCCACCTGGTGGGTGATTACAAGCCGTGGCTGCCGCCGGATATGGAAAAAATCTACCACCGCCTGTATCTCGCCCTCTGGTGGCCCCTTGCCCGGCAAACTCCGGCTTTCCGCAGGGAGCTGCGCGCCCTGTACCGGCAATTCACGCGCGCCTTCCGTTCCCGGCTGCGCCACCACCAATGGAGCCTCCCCGTCTCTCCGGGCCGGAATTTCCGGAAACGCCGGGAGAAAATCAAAACCCTTCAACGCCAACTGGCCGTGTTTGACGGCTCATGGCCCTGA
- a CDS encoding glycosyltransferase: protein MPSSLSAAPPTAFHAAAAPPAIDVMFAVTSAWTVCLAVTLHSLARHSNPERNYRLWVVHDGLEEENMQELDKAVSGYPNAALQFMTIPGKLEQMLRRRDVKRFSALAYARLLAPSLFPRHSRIVYLDADTVLYADVAELYDTDLCGAAVGAVRDTGRC, encoded by the coding sequence ATGCCCTCCTCCCTTTCCGCCGCACCGCCCACAGCCTTCCATGCTGCCGCTGCGCCTCCTGCCATAGACGTCATGTTTGCCGTCACCTCCGCCTGGACCGTGTGCCTGGCCGTCACCCTGCATTCCCTGGCACGCCATTCCAACCCGGAACGGAACTACAGGCTGTGGGTGGTCCATGACGGGCTGGAAGAAGAAAACATGCAGGAACTGGACAAGGCCGTTTCCGGTTATCCGAACGCAGCCCTTCAGTTCATGACCATTCCCGGCAAGCTGGAACAGATGCTGCGCCGGAGGGACGTGAAACGCTTTTCCGCCCTGGCCTACGCGCGCCTGCTGGCACCCAGCCTGTTCCCCCGGCATTCCCGGATTGTCTATCTGGATGCGGATACGGTCCTGTATGCGGACGTAGCGGAGCTTTACGATACGGACCTCTGCGGGGCGGCCGTGGGCGCCGTACGGGATACGGGGCGGTGCTGA
- a CDS encoding glycosyltransferase family 8 protein, with protein sequence MLSSLVAGYPRRQLRKLQPLGLHDPFHYFNSGVLVLDLDRMREEDAEVRLLHVIEEHNELLEHPDQDALNIVFHRQIFPLPVEWNYHFQFELGKNGLEESCAGTEFAGVSNIHATCSWKLFHMIGSKKPWLFPEKSEEYIVSAAVWWKPAMETASLRPHLSQLLEEFTQWTRRQLRHNQWHLPFSFGNGFRKRKARINLLKRLLRVFEGV encoded by the coding sequence GTGCTGAGCAGCCTGGTAGCGGGGTATCCGCGGCGCCAGCTCCGGAAACTTCAACCTTTGGGCCTGCACGATCCCTTCCACTATTTCAACTCCGGCGTGCTGGTCCTGGACCTGGACCGAATGAGGGAGGAGGATGCGGAAGTCCGCCTGCTCCACGTCATTGAAGAACACAATGAGCTCCTGGAACATCCGGACCAGGACGCGCTGAATATCGTCTTCCACCGGCAGATTTTTCCGCTGCCTGTTGAATGGAACTACCATTTCCAATTTGAACTGGGGAAAAACGGACTGGAAGAGTCCTGCGCAGGCACGGAATTCGCCGGGGTTTCCAACATCCACGCCACCTGCTCCTGGAAGCTTTTCCACATGATCGGCTCCAAAAAGCCCTGGCTGTTCCCGGAAAAATCAGAGGAATACATCGTGTCTGCGGCCGTCTGGTGGAAGCCGGCCATGGAAACGGCCTCCCTTCGGCCCCATCTGTCCCAATTGCTGGAGGAATTCACGCAATGGACGCGACGGCAATTGCGCCACAATCAATGGCACCTGCCGTTCTCCTTCGGGAACGGCTTCCGGAAACGCAAGGCCAGAATCAACCTGCTGAAACGCCTGCTGCGCGTCTTTGAAGGCGTATAG
- a CDS encoding glycosyltransferase, with translation MVSAGFSHEKLNDTPDFSMDGTVSIILPCYNVAPYLDECLESLVRQTWEDLEIICVNDGSTDDTPAVLRGWAEKDARIRVIHQENGGAFSARNAGLDAAAGEYIGFVDPDDYVDTSMYARLVETAQRHGAEVAACGYTSFSEEDGTVMEDAGHAPEPGFEPDAKKSCFSGESVWLRMDVVVWNKVYRRSFFEENGLRMKPGFRGGEDDIFWLTALPHASRLAVIPDQLYFYRRKRAGSLSDVWDRDGWFYSMNMDRLEYVTAYWEKIGWLESAVRQGWLAHIMKRYLLAHVTSAEEIFRRLDEEERRGLAARYRKWLKGVEIGPGFAGLNKWDRAFCRLLGAEPVKLGPCARLHSTLMSACSGRKGRYHRLKLLLSGLS, from the coding sequence ATGGTTTCCGCTGGTTTTTCCCATGAAAAACTGAATGATACTCCCGATTTCTCTATGGATGGTACTGTTTCCATTATTTTACCCTGCTACAACGTTGCTCCTTATCTGGATGAATGCCTGGAAAGCCTGGTCCGGCAGACCTGGGAAGACCTGGAAATCATCTGTGTCAACGACGGCTCCACGGACGATACGCCGGCCGTACTGCGCGGATGGGCTGAAAAGGACGCCCGCATCCGGGTGATTCACCAGGAAAACGGGGGCGCCTTTTCCGCGCGCAATGCGGGGCTGGATGCGGCGGCGGGTGAATACATCGGCTTTGTGGATCCGGATGATTACGTGGATACCTCCATGTATGCCCGGCTGGTGGAAACCGCGCAGCGGCATGGTGCGGAGGTGGCGGCTTGCGGATATACCTCCTTTTCCGAAGAAGACGGCACGGTGATGGAAGACGCCGGGCACGCGCCGGAACCCGGATTTGAACCTGATGCCAAAAAATCCTGTTTCAGCGGTGAGTCCGTATGGCTCCGGATGGACGTGGTGGTATGGAACAAGGTGTACAGGCGTTCCTTTTTTGAAGAAAACGGCCTGCGCATGAAACCAGGGTTCCGCGGCGGGGAAGATGACATTTTCTGGCTGACGGCGCTTCCCCACGCGTCACGGCTCGCAGTCATTCCGGATCAACTGTACTTTTACCGCAGGAAAAGGGCCGGATCCCTTTCCGACGTCTGGGACCGGGACGGATGGTTTTACTCCATGAACATGGACCGTCTGGAATATGTGACGGCCTACTGGGAAAAAATCGGCTGGCTGGAATCTGCCGTCAGGCAGGGCTGGCTGGCCCATATCATGAAGCGTTATCTGCTGGCTCACGTCACCTCCGCAGAGGAAATCTTCCGGCGGCTGGATGAAGAGGAACGCAGGGGACTGGCGGCGCGTTACCGCAAATGGTTGAAAGGCGTGGAAATCGGTCCCGGCTTTGCAGGACTGAACAAGTGGGACCGCGCGTTCTGCCGCCTGCTGGGTGCGGAACCGGTAAAGCTCGGTCCCTGCGCGCGTCTTCACAGTACCCTGATGTCGGCATGCAGCGGAAGAAAAGGGCGGTACCACCGTCTTAAGCTCCTGTTATCCGGATTATCATGA
- a CDS encoding DJ-1 family glyoxalase III produces the protein MKKAAILAAPGFEEIELMAPLDILRRLNFDVQLAGVQSDKVVSTHDVTVTTDTMLDKLHADKLDALILPGGAGAWVLRDTPEVIHLVKKMHAAGKLVAAICAAPIVLAKAGLVKDKNVTAYPAQDVYRELNEAGAHIVKDENVVLDGNMLTANGPGAATLFGYCIGEYLGEDLQVAQLKEQMCYTGL, from the coding sequence ATGAAAAAAGCCGCCATCCTCGCCGCCCCCGGATTTGAAGAAATCGAACTCATGGCTCCGCTGGACATCCTGCGCCGCCTGAACTTTGACGTGCAGCTGGCCGGCGTGCAGTCTGACAAGGTGGTCAGCACCCATGACGTGACCGTCACCACGGACACCATGCTGGACAAGCTCCATGCGGACAAGCTGGACGCCCTGATCCTGCCCGGCGGCGCAGGCGCCTGGGTGCTCCGCGACACGCCGGAAGTCATCCACCTGGTCAAGAAGATGCATGCCGCGGGCAAGCTGGTGGCCGCCATCTGCGCCGCCCCTATCGTTCTGGCGAAAGCCGGTCTGGTCAAGGACAAGAACGTTACGGCCTACCCGGCCCAGGACGTCTACCGGGAACTCAATGAGGCGGGAGCCCACATCGTGAAGGATGAAAACGTGGTGCTGGACGGCAATATGCTCACCGCCAACGGTCCCGGAGCCGCCACGCTCTTCGGCTACTGCATCGGGGAATACCTGGGAGAAGACCTCCAGGTAGCCCAGCTCAAGGAGCAGATGTGCTACACGGGCCTGTAG
- a CDS encoding glycosyltransferase: MKTAVSVIVPCYNVAPYVDECMSGLAEQTLGPMEIICVDDGSTDGTLELLYRWREKDNRLRVISQSNAGVSAARNAGLDAAEGKYVGFVDPDDRVDRRMFSRLLGAAEKNDADVVVCGCREFVEKDGVVVHEGGWSPDDEFYPEERVEQFRRGSAWCRCVGPVYNKLVRRSLVEEHSLRFVVGLKEGEDLAFLLMLLPFAPRLRTLSDRFYHYRRERPGSATYGRDLLLGDFRMDLLGMDRVARFWQRHGLLDSPAVFGLVDYYMEFIRRHFIMKEGAFFKASPEDRETLLSGWKKWLELVGGEKALSRLDRWDQAFCRLLLDYPLQGNFFSSLRARLMSSRKGRRGAYYTLKRHLAR; this comes from the coding sequence ATGAAGACCGCCGTTTCCGTCATTGTCCCCTGTTACAACGTAGCGCCCTACGTGGACGAATGCATGTCCGGCCTGGCGGAGCAGACGCTGGGTCCCATGGAAATCATCTGCGTGGATGACGGCTCCACGGACGGGACGCTGGAGCTTCTGTACAGGTGGCGGGAAAAAGACAATCGCCTCCGGGTTATCAGCCAGTCCAACGCCGGAGTGTCCGCGGCCCGGAATGCCGGGCTGGATGCCGCGGAGGGAAAATACGTGGGCTTTGTGGACCCGGATGACCGGGTGGACCGGAGGATGTTCTCGCGCCTGCTTGGCGCCGCTGAAAAGAATGATGCGGACGTCGTGGTGTGCGGTTGCCGGGAATTCGTGGAAAAAGACGGTGTGGTCGTCCATGAGGGCGGCTGGTCCCCGGATGATGAATTTTATCCGGAGGAACGGGTGGAGCAATTCCGCCGCGGTTCCGCCTGGTGCCGGTGCGTGGGTCCCGTATACAACAAACTGGTCCGCAGAAGCCTGGTGGAAGAACATTCCCTCCGTTTTGTGGTGGGCTTGAAGGAAGGGGAGGACCTGGCCTTCCTGCTGATGCTGCTGCCCTTCGCACCCCGGCTCCGGACCCTGTCGGACCGTTTTTACCATTACCGCAGGGAACGTCCCGGCTCCGCCACGTATGGACGGGACTTGCTGCTGGGCGACTTCCGCATGGACCTGCTGGGCATGGACCGGGTGGCCCGTTTCTGGCAGCGGCACGGCCTGCTGGATTCCCCCGCCGTCTTCGGGCTGGTGGACTACTACATGGAATTCATCCGCAGGCACTTCATCATGAAAGAAGGGGCCTTCTTCAAGGCGTCGCCGGAAGACCGGGAAACCCTCCTGTCCGGGTGGAAAAAATGGCTGGAACTGGTGGGCGGGGAGAAAGCCCTCTCCCGGCTGGACCGGTGGGACCAGGCGTTCTGCCGCCTTCTGCTGGACTATCCCCTCCAGGGCAATTTCTTTTCTTCCCTGCGTGCCCGCCTGATGTCATCCCGCAAAGGACGCCGGGGGGCTTATTATACCCTGAAAAGGCACTTGGCGAGGTGA
- a CDS encoding glycosyltransferase family 2 protein — translation MSVSIIVPCYNVAPYVEACLDSLVNQSLRNIEIICVNDGSTDVTPALLDAWAEKEDRIRVIHRENGGQALARNLGMDMAGGEYVGFVDPDDYVEPSMFARLVEEARRHGADVTACGYTSFSDGDGSVLEELSWSPAPGVDKGVQSDVMRTNSVWERMDVVTCNKLYRRDFLDRHGLRFETSFRSMEDDVLWLMVLAHATCLAVIPDRLYWYRRQRHGSVSQMLEAQERPLLLVAERLLHATEYWKKCGWLESGLERGWVLRALRHYLLVRLLNPGQPLPQLSEEEWGRLRGKCREWFALAGEAEAFRTLGKWDFELCRMLASPPEHPGFLSRAWWKLLSRCRGRRGRYYRLKGKLSSCGGGK, via the coding sequence ATGTCCGTTTCCATTATTGTTCCGTGTTACAATGTGGCCCCGTATGTGGAGGCCTGCCTGGACAGCCTGGTGAACCAGAGCTTGCGGAATATTGAAATCATCTGCGTGAATGACGGTTCTACGGACGTGACCCCGGCTCTTTTGGACGCATGGGCGGAAAAGGAGGACCGCATCCGCGTCATTCACCGTGAAAACGGAGGGCAGGCGTTGGCGCGGAACCTCGGAATGGATATGGCCGGAGGTGAATACGTGGGTTTTGTGGATCCGGACGACTATGTGGAACCTTCCATGTTTGCCCGCCTGGTGGAGGAAGCCCGCAGGCATGGCGCTGATGTGACAGCCTGCGGCTACACCAGCTTTTCCGACGGAGACGGCTCCGTGCTGGAGGAACTGAGCTGGTCTCCGGCTCCGGGCGTGGACAAGGGGGTGCAGTCAGACGTGATGCGAACGAACTCCGTCTGGGAGCGGATGGACGTGGTGACATGCAACAAGCTGTACCGGAGAGATTTTCTGGACCGGCACGGTCTCCGTTTTGAAACTTCTTTCAGATCCATGGAGGACGACGTCCTCTGGCTGATGGTGCTGGCCCATGCCACGTGCCTGGCTGTGATACCGGACCGCTTGTATTGGTACCGCCGCCAGAGGCACGGCTCCGTCTCCCAGATGCTGGAAGCGCAGGAACGTCCCCTCCTGCTGGTGGCGGAACGGCTGCTGCATGCTACGGAGTATTGGAAAAAATGCGGCTGGCTGGAATCCGGCCTGGAGCGCGGCTGGGTACTCCGGGCTCTGAGGCATTATCTTCTGGTCCGGCTGCTGAATCCGGGGCAGCCCCTGCCGCAGTTGAGTGAGGAGGAATGGGGGCGCCTGCGCGGCAAATGCCGGGAATGGTTTGCCCTGGCGGGGGAAGCGGAAGCGTTCCGGACTCTCGGCAAATGGGACTTTGAGCTATGCCGGATGCTGGCTTCTCCGCCGGAACATCCCGGCTTCCTGTCCCGTGCGTGGTGGAAGCTTCTCTCCCGCTGCCGCGGACGGCGGGGACGTTACTACAGGCTTAAAGGGAAGCTTTCCTCTTGCGGCGGTGGGAAATAG